A genomic segment from Candidatus Zixiibacteriota bacterium encodes:
- a CDS encoding ATP-dependent Clp protease ATP-binding subunit encodes MNEMFTEAARKAIEFARDEAARLRHDYIGTEHLLLGLIRLGEGRANEIISNLGLDTADLKTSIEEVVQPSGGTMTMGQLPLTARAKKTLEVSGQEARALKSKDIDTEHILLALLKDEEGVAAQVLSTYEIDYKEAYEELKNIQSGKPSSFKKKRKKSKTPALDHFGRDLTELARRGKLDPIIGREDEIERVAQILSRRKKNNPVLIGEPGVGKTAIAEGLAQRIVDNKVPQTLENKRVVTLDMASLVAGTKYRGQFEERLKAVMNEIINASDVIIFIDEIHTIVGAGGAEGSLDASNIFKPSLSRGELRCIGATTMNEYRKYIEKDGALDRRFQTVMVEPPSEEDTIKILKGLRTKYEEHHKLIISDEAIEAAVKLSNRYVSGKFQPDKAIDLVDEAGSRAHLATYTRPGEFAEIETAITELQEKKEKAVKNQAFETAAQLRDEIKMKKEKLAELQKSWEETRNNEKVVLTADDVATVLAKMTGIPLFRLEESESRRLVRMEDELRKSIVGQEDAIRVISQSIRRARAGLSDPRRPIGTFIFLGPTGVGKTELARTLANFLFEDVDSLIRIDMSEYMEKFAVSRLIGAPPGYVGYEEGGQLTEKVRRKPYSVVLLDEIEKAHPDVFNILLQLMDDGSLTDSFGRKVDFRNTVLIMTSNIGTRQISDSKTVGFDSQSVDSSHGTMKKRIIDELKKLFNPELLNRIDETVIFHALDRGHIKEIIEILVTDIAKRLAEKGISFKLTDEAKNFLVNKGFEPAYGARPLKRALQKYLEDPLAEEILRGQYAGDCDLIIGAAEEHLTFTFNDSKQESQEKVTK; translated from the coding sequence ATGAACGAGATGTTTACCGAAGCTGCCCGAAAAGCGATTGAGTTCGCTCGCGATGAAGCTGCTCGCTTGAGGCACGATTATATCGGGACGGAGCATCTCTTGCTGGGTCTCATCCGGCTTGGCGAGGGTCGCGCTAACGAGATCATTTCCAATCTCGGTCTCGATACCGCTGATCTGAAGACCTCTATCGAAGAAGTCGTGCAGCCGTCGGGCGGGACCATGACCATGGGCCAACTGCCGCTTACGGCCAGGGCCAAAAAGACTCTCGAAGTCTCGGGTCAAGAAGCACGGGCGCTGAAGTCCAAGGATATCGACACCGAGCACATTCTTCTGGCGCTTCTCAAGGACGAAGAAGGAGTCGCCGCTCAGGTGCTGTCCACATATGAGATCGATTACAAGGAAGCTTACGAAGAACTTAAGAACATACAGAGCGGCAAGCCGTCATCGTTCAAAAAGAAACGCAAAAAATCCAAAACGCCCGCCCTGGATCATTTCGGCCGCGACCTGACCGAACTGGCCCGCCGCGGAAAACTCGACCCGATTATCGGCCGCGAAGACGAGATCGAACGCGTGGCGCAGATTCTCTCCCGCCGCAAAAAGAACAATCCGGTTCTTATCGGCGAGCCGGGGGTGGGTAAGACGGCTATCGCTGAAGGTCTGGCCCAGCGCATTGTCGATAACAAAGTACCGCAGACTCTCGAGAACAAGAGAGTCGTCACGCTCGACATGGCCTCTCTGGTGGCCGGAACAAAGTATCGCGGCCAGTTCGAAGAACGCCTCAAAGCGGTCATGAACGAAATCATCAACGCCAGCGATGTTATCATCTTTATCGATGAGATTCACACTATCGTGGGCGCCGGCGGCGCCGAGGGTTCCCTCGACGCTTCCAACATTTTCAAACCGTCGCTCTCGCGCGGTGAACTGCGCTGTATCGGCGCCACCACCATGAACGAGTACCGCAAGTATATCGAGAAAGACGGCGCCCTGGACCGTCGCTTCCAGACCGTTATGGTGGAACCACCGTCGGAAGAAGACACTATCAAGATTCTCAAAGGTCTTCGGACCAAATACGAAGAACACCACAAGCTGATTATATCCGATGAGGCTATTGAGGCGGCCGTGAAGCTGTCCAACCGCTACGTGTCGGGCAAATTCCAGCCCGATAAGGCGATTGACCTCGTCGACGAAGCGGGGTCGCGCGCTCACCTGGCCACTTACACGCGCCCGGGGGAGTTCGCCGAAATCGAAACCGCCATCACCGAGCTTCAGGAAAAGAAAGAGAAGGCTGTCAAGAATCAGGCGTTCGAGACCGCCGCGCAGCTTCGTGATGAAATAAAAATGAAAAAGGAAAAACTCGCCGAGCTTCAGAAAAGCTGGGAAGAAACGCGCAATAACGAAAAGGTCGTGCTTACGGCCGATGATGTCGCGACAGTGCTGGCCAAGATGACCGGTATTCCGCTGTTCCGTCTCGAGGAAAGCGAATCCCGACGTCTGGTGAGGATGGAAGACGAGTTGAGAAAGTCCATCGTGGGTCAGGAAGACGCGATTCGCGTTATCTCGCAGTCGATTCGCCGCGCCCGCGCCGGATTGTCCGACCCTCGTCGTCCCATTGGAACATTTATCTTCCTCGGCCCGACCGGCGTGGGGAAAACCGAACTGGCCCGCACCCTGGCGAATTTCCTGTTCGAGGATGTCGACTCGCTCATCAGGATCGATATGTCCGAATACATGGAGAAATTCGCGGTCTCCCGCCTGATCGGCGCTCCTCCCGGATATGTCGGTTACGAGGAAGGCGGCCAGCTGACCGAGAAAGTCCGTCGCAAACCGTACTCGGTGGTGCTGCTCGATGAAATCGAGAAAGCCCACCCCGATGTTTTCAACATCCTGCTGCAGTTGATGGATGATGGCTCGCTGACGGATTCGTTCGGACGCAAGGTTGACTTCAGAAACACCGTCCTGATTATGACCTCCAACATCGGAACGCGTCAGATCAGCGATTCCAAAACGGTTGGGTTCGATTCGCAGTCGGTGGATAGCTCCCACGGCACGATGAAGAAACGGATTATAGATGAGCTCAAAAAGCTCTTCAACCCGGAACTTCTCAACCGCATCGACGAAACCGTAATATTCCACGCTCTTGATCGCGGCCACATCAAGGAGATTATCGAGATTCTCGTCACCGATATCGCCAAACGTCTGGCCGAGAAGGGCATCAGTTTCAAGCTGACCGATGAAGCCAAGAATTTCCTGGTCAACAAAGGCTTCGAGCCGGCTTATGGCGCTCGTCCGCTGAAGAGAGCTCTGCAGAAATATCTCGAAGATCCGCTGGCTGAAGAGATTCTTCGCGGGCAGTATGCCGGCGATTGCGACCTGATTATCGGCGCCGCCGAAGAACACCTCACCTTCACCTTCAACGACAGCAAACAGGAGTCGCAGGAGAAAGTGACGAAATAG